A single window of Toxotes jaculatrix isolate fToxJac2 chromosome 4, fToxJac2.pri, whole genome shotgun sequence DNA harbors:
- the LOC121180825 gene encoding anther-specific proline-rich protein APG-like isoform X1: MKFFLLMIFYLVNSPVANCHHYHSSDSDSDEVRMNSHHFSSESDSDERGNRYPGLWPKPFPHWPSFPLWPLFPGLWPQPPPAPVPPPPPIPPPKPTTTTTPSPTPNPGTQPPQTTENPRGDNG, translated from the exons ATGAAGTTTTTTCTTCTGATGATTTTCTACTTGGTCAATTCCCCTGTAGCT AATTGTCATCATTATCACAGCAGTGATTCAGATAGTGATGAGGTAAGAATGAATTCTCACCACTTTAGCAGTGAGTCTGACAGTGATGAG AGAGGCAATCGTTACCCAGGGCTTTGGCCCAAGCCATTTCCTCACTggccttccttccctctctggCCTCTGTTTCCTGGTCTGTGGCCGCAGCCGCCACCTGCTCCTgtcccacctccacctccaatcCCACCACCAAaaccaaccacaaccacaacccCAAGCCCAACTCCAAACCCAGGCACGCAGCCTCCCCAGACCACCGAGAATCCACGAGGAGACAATGGGTGA
- the LOC121180825 gene encoding anther-specific proline-rich protein APG-like isoform X2: protein MKFFLLMIFYLVNSPVANCHHYHSSDSDSDERGNRYPGLWPKPFPHWPSFPLWPLFPGLWPQPPPAPVPPPPPIPPPKPTTTTTPSPTPNPGTQPPQTTENPRGDNG from the exons ATGAAGTTTTTTCTTCTGATGATTTTCTACTTGGTCAATTCCCCTGTAGCT AATTGTCATCATTATCACAGCAGTGATTCAGATAGTGATGAG AGAGGCAATCGTTACCCAGGGCTTTGGCCCAAGCCATTTCCTCACTggccttccttccctctctggCCTCTGTTTCCTGGTCTGTGGCCGCAGCCGCCACCTGCTCCTgtcccacctccacctccaatcCCACCACCAAaaccaaccacaaccacaacccCAAGCCCAACTCCAAACCCAGGCACGCAGCCTCCCCAGACCACCGAGAATCCACGAGGAGACAATGGGTGA
- the LOC121180779 gene encoding DNA translocase FtsK-like isoform X1, translating to MITLILLSCFTILVSAVPVHPNVLPPLLSQRGTTQAQAQVQPIEATNQKPESHTLAPLSPSVNQPQPGVPQQLGPQGGPQLVPSPQHYIWSPLGDNLMIIPLQPSIRGSQPANQPALPQQPLIFPPYGYFPLFSLPHRNQFSPYGFPTTLEAPLPQTPANQPPNSPVLPAETPAEAAAAAAPQPVQQQQAPQIVYMLQQPMSSPLGSLSSEELQMAAKMSQLGAYVPTVLTNLPTGAVQTVSQAAGLTNVGQAGVVPTVVTSSSGVPQAQGLASTGPQPNTNCVPAALERAAQEVVTVQTPVQPALQPTQGNLV from the exons atgATTACTTTGATCCTATTGTCATGTTTCACCATATTAGTGTCTGCAGTACCA GTCCATCCTAACGTCCTTCCTCCCCTGCTGTCACAACGAGGAACCACTCAAGCTCAAGCTCAAGTTCAGCCTATTGAAGCAACAAACCAGAAACCTGAATCTCACACTCTAGCACCGCTTTCCCCTAGCGTGAATCAACCACAGCCTGGGGTCCCGCAGCAGCTGGGTCCCCAGGGTGGACCCCAGCTTGTTCCTTCACCGCAACACTACATCTGGTCTCCACTAGGGGACAATCTGATGATCATCCCCCTACAGCCGAGCATCCGTGGATCTCAGCCTGCTAACCAGCCAGCACTCCCACAGCAGCCTCTG attttcccTCCTTATGGATActtccctctgttttcattaCCACACAGAAATCAG TTCTCCCCATATGGATTCCCAACGACCCTTGAAGCACCTCTCCCACAAACACCAGCTAAtcaacctccaaacagcccagTCTTACCTGCAGAAACGCccgctgaagctgcagctgcagctgctcctcagccagTTCAGCAACAACAG GCTCCCCAAATTGTATACATGCTACAGCAGCCCATG AGCTCTCCTCTTGGCAGTCTCAGCTCAGAAGAGCTTCAG ATGGCAGCTAAAATGAGCCAGCTGGGTGCCTATGTGCCCACTGTGCTTACAAACCTGCCTACGGGAGCTGTTCAAACCGTAAGCCAGGCCGCTGGGCTCACCAACGTAGGACAGGCAGGCGTCGTGCCAACTGTGGTGACCTCGTCATCTGGAGTCCCACAGGCCCAGGGGCTGGCCAGCACTGGACCTCAGCCCAACACTAACTGTGTCCCTGCAGCTTTGGAGAGAGCAGCACAGGAGGTGGTCACTGTCCAAACGCCTGTTCAACCTGCACTTCAACCCACACAGGGAAACCTTGTCTGA
- the LOC121180779 gene encoding DNA translocase FtsK-like isoform X2: MITLILLSCFTILVSAVPVHPNVLPPLLSQRGTTQAQAQVQPIEATNQKPESHTLAPLSPSVNQPQPGVPQQLGPQGGPQLVPSPQHYIWSPLGDNLMIIPLQPSIRGSQPANQPALPQQPLIFPPYGYFPLFSLPHRNQFSPYGFPTTLEAPLPQTPANQPPNSPVLPAETPAEAAAAAAPQPVQQQQAPQIVYMLQQPMMAAKMSQLGAYVPTVLTNLPTGAVQTVSQAAGLTNVGQAGVVPTVVTSSSGVPQAQGLASTGPQPNTNCVPAALERAAQEVVTVQTPVQPALQPTQGNLV, from the exons atgATTACTTTGATCCTATTGTCATGTTTCACCATATTAGTGTCTGCAGTACCA GTCCATCCTAACGTCCTTCCTCCCCTGCTGTCACAACGAGGAACCACTCAAGCTCAAGCTCAAGTTCAGCCTATTGAAGCAACAAACCAGAAACCTGAATCTCACACTCTAGCACCGCTTTCCCCTAGCGTGAATCAACCACAGCCTGGGGTCCCGCAGCAGCTGGGTCCCCAGGGTGGACCCCAGCTTGTTCCTTCACCGCAACACTACATCTGGTCTCCACTAGGGGACAATCTGATGATCATCCCCCTACAGCCGAGCATCCGTGGATCTCAGCCTGCTAACCAGCCAGCACTCCCACAGCAGCCTCTG attttcccTCCTTATGGATActtccctctgttttcattaCCACACAGAAATCAG TTCTCCCCATATGGATTCCCAACGACCCTTGAAGCACCTCTCCCACAAACACCAGCTAAtcaacctccaaacagcccagTCTTACCTGCAGAAACGCccgctgaagctgcagctgcagctgctcctcagccagTTCAGCAACAACAG GCTCCCCAAATTGTATACATGCTACAGCAGCCCATG ATGGCAGCTAAAATGAGCCAGCTGGGTGCCTATGTGCCCACTGTGCTTACAAACCTGCCTACGGGAGCTGTTCAAACCGTAAGCCAGGCCGCTGGGCTCACCAACGTAGGACAGGCAGGCGTCGTGCCAACTGTGGTGACCTCGTCATCTGGAGTCCCACAGGCCCAGGGGCTGGCCAGCACTGGACCTCAGCCCAACACTAACTGTGTCCCTGCAGCTTTGGAGAGAGCAGCACAGGAGGTGGTCACTGTCCAAACGCCTGTTCAACCTGCACTTCAACCCACACAGGGAAACCTTGTCTGA
- the LOC121180779 gene encoding DNA translocase FtsK-like isoform X3 → MITLILLSCFTILVSAVPVHPNVLPPLLSQRGTTQAQAQVQPIEATNQKPESHTLAPLSPSVNQPQPGVPQQLGPQGGPQLVPSPQHYIWSPLGDNLMIIPLQPSIRGSQPANQPALPQQPLIFPPYGYFPLFSLPHRNQFSPYGFPTTLEAPLPQTPANQPPNSPVLPAETPAEAAAAAAPQPVQQQQMAAKMSQLGAYVPTVLTNLPTGAVQTVSQAAGLTNVGQAGVVPTVVTSSSGVPQAQGLASTGPQPNTNCVPAALERAAQEVVTVQTPVQPALQPTQGNLV, encoded by the exons atgATTACTTTGATCCTATTGTCATGTTTCACCATATTAGTGTCTGCAGTACCA GTCCATCCTAACGTCCTTCCTCCCCTGCTGTCACAACGAGGAACCACTCAAGCTCAAGCTCAAGTTCAGCCTATTGAAGCAACAAACCAGAAACCTGAATCTCACACTCTAGCACCGCTTTCCCCTAGCGTGAATCAACCACAGCCTGGGGTCCCGCAGCAGCTGGGTCCCCAGGGTGGACCCCAGCTTGTTCCTTCACCGCAACACTACATCTGGTCTCCACTAGGGGACAATCTGATGATCATCCCCCTACAGCCGAGCATCCGTGGATCTCAGCCTGCTAACCAGCCAGCACTCCCACAGCAGCCTCTG attttcccTCCTTATGGATActtccctctgttttcattaCCACACAGAAATCAG TTCTCCCCATATGGATTCCCAACGACCCTTGAAGCACCTCTCCCACAAACACCAGCTAAtcaacctccaaacagcccagTCTTACCTGCAGAAACGCccgctgaagctgcagctgcagctgctcctcagccagTTCAGCAACAACAG ATGGCAGCTAAAATGAGCCAGCTGGGTGCCTATGTGCCCACTGTGCTTACAAACCTGCCTACGGGAGCTGTTCAAACCGTAAGCCAGGCCGCTGGGCTCACCAACGTAGGACAGGCAGGCGTCGTGCCAACTGTGGTGACCTCGTCATCTGGAGTCCCACAGGCCCAGGGGCTGGCCAGCACTGGACCTCAGCCCAACACTAACTGTGTCCCTGCAGCTTTGGAGAGAGCAGCACAGGAGGTGGTCACTGTCCAAACGCCTGTTCAACCTGCACTTCAACCCACACAGGGAAACCTTGTCTGA
- the scpp7 gene encoding secretory calcium-binding phosphoprotein 7 — translation MKFILLAACILGMALCAPQREMYMEFDIHHAPAQAAQAIPAGAPVGTLEVLLPVDAQRQLVGGPVRGFIKQEIPEPNGRETKEVFYPFGFDLPDPAAAAPVAPAAPAAPAAPAVPAAPAAPVEPIISAGASPAKPSGDDDDDDDD, via the exons atgaaattcatCCTCCTTGCTGCTTGCATCCTTGGGATGGCTCTCTGTGCACCT CAGCGGGAGATGTACATGGAGTTTGATATCCATCATGCTCCAGCTCAG GCAGCCCAGGCCATCCCTGCTGGAGCCCCTGTTGGAACTCTGGAAGTT CTTCTCCCGGTCGATGCCCAGAGACAGCTTGTTGGAGGACCT GTCCGTGGTTTCATCAAGCAAGAAATCCCCGAGCCAAACGGCAGAGAGACCAAGGAGGTG TTCTACCCTTTTGGTTTTGACCTGCCggatcctgctgctgctgctcccgtTGCCCCTGCTGCTCCCGCTGcccctgctgctccagctgtccCTGCTGCCCCCGCTGCCCCCGTTGAACCTATCATTTCTGCTGGTGCCTCT CCTGCCAAACCCagcggtgatgatgatgatgatgacgatgactaa
- the LOC121180059 gene encoding uncharacterized protein LOC121180059 has protein sequence MCTFVRTQAVIGSQVSWHPIKAKETLWKIQLASPPAFVSLSSGVLFLSCLQKDFDTAKMRLAILCLCLASTASAAPSAFHYLTHYTGSRPQVPPPQVKNPFTAGQPLPQTGIPGAYSVELIYPHRFPAGVGGPNGGQPYHGFIKYSIPQPPGRQSVEVYYPYDFSQQRIMANIPPLTNVPQVLPFEYPPQTIPQQTLNIPSFDANPLPSQDPLQPLQQDQPTQVNQMPAKV, from the exons ATGTGCACATTTGTGCGTACACAg GCTGTGATTGGCTCTCAGGTGAGCTGGCATCCTATAAAAGCCAAAGAAACTCTGTGGAAGATACAACTGGCATCACCTCCAGCATTCGTCAGTCTCTCCAGTGGTGTATTGTTTTTGTCGTGTTTGCAGAAG GACTTTGACACTGCAAAAATGAGACTGGCcatcctctgcctctgtctggcAAGCACAGCCTCAGCTGCACCA tcagcCTTTCATTACCTAACTCATTACACAGGATCCAGACCACAGGTACCACCCCCACAG GTGAAAAATCCTTTCACAGCTGGTCAGCCTCTCCCACAAACTGGAATCCCTGGCGCTTACAGTGTGGAACTA ATTTACCCCCACAGATTTCCTGCTGGTGTAGGTGGACCAAATGGTGGCCAG CCCTATCATGGTTTCATCAAATACTCCATTCCTCAGCCACCAGGCAGACAAAGTGTGGAAGTc TACTACCCCTATGACTTCTCTCAGCAAAGG ATTATGGCAAACATCCCGCCTTTGACAAACGTCCCTCAG gttCTCCCGTTTGAATATCCTCCTCAAACTATTCCTCAGCAAACCCTgaat attcCATCATTTGATGCCAATCCTCTCCCATCCCAGGATCCCCTGCAACCTCTCCAGCAGGACCAGCCCACGCAGGTAAACCAG ATGCCAGCAAAGGTGTGA